The Neodiprion fabricii isolate iyNeoFabr1 chromosome 4, iyNeoFabr1.1, whole genome shotgun sequence genome window below encodes:
- the LOC124181647 gene encoding uncharacterized protein LOC124181647 isoform X2, whose translation MYNKYIWPLVLEVCRLCLLVKVVESRSDSSCGGRLTASRGVILTPNFPGPFEVPIKCRWVIDASDLLAENGSITVYLTQLYVYKGLTFTEYAYYESESSNLGATRIQEVTESNIFDFRWLKTFRPILVIDFGLDRLEGNHVRVLNGLLNVFGFNITYEMSGGPTNPKSCSVKDCSYSGSCFVAANYSTFSCECFDGFTGADCSNGPLCLDDQQHPVCQNGATCRHVGAEAIRCHCADGFTGNYCEVQAPQRSAKDCTDQGCVLQCPFNGVQNRGCNCRNGTKITTDRSRFECRIKLTNVTSVRMVLLPNQGSLEALLVRQIAKYLRNANISSVEELKILSITPTSEVVFHFFGNTYDGDKIRESFNRLVQRRRLGDISLESTHFTFQQKPALKLQNVRINQLNEREVRLGDQFIVSCVAQGSYNLTFTWYKDGMLVNTSKATREIWVKLLPNDGSDQYTSLLGIDRSTLLDAGQYTCQVIDWGMEQCKSLTIDIRDEPNVRVVPMSATIEKGSNIQLKCLTPNMRSIGIGFGWSKNRALLKLEPGSEVWEDLFPAGSILKITNAQKSAIYTCNVAQRSMAVRVEVVNRTRIPICLRERAWGVRWPDTGPGLEALLDCPENFFGHRIARLCSMKDATTPEWQLPDFSACLYEPLFTPYNNFQSLTLGYQNTTGAETVKAYWSLLRSRKTPLYPGEGDRIVALLWEIEQYLNATKELTDLTHSAEPFMRIVNFVVENEHSVLNEQQLTLMQQLTRRNLVYWAEQAHPPQMHLALSAMVADVLPLQIDNSDGVTRTMRIPGPDYMYPKWYKDNVLIRVKRSDLIGKRTDDTASGVSIVYKNLSGLLPNVYVTELDDGTDLEYRINSRIVTVDAILPEKKVAKLSVQGKISVDLLLRHIQNHSGIWNISCGAADFTGSWNLNTCVSNTLQDGTATQCVCPHPGTFAVFLTARAVRVALAKHKKATLVVMVGCGSCLFQCLLTSIILGSYWWKNRTWLNFLKVQCCTGLIGAMGIFSYATYQTLPEVQQSQHLQPTVIAVITGVPVLAVLATELAHKSTGWHHESWWLMTGSGVFNIFITCATIMVLIFILLHIGIVHKAHALVAENILKKETIEMRMRLLRRAAVVLCGIISMETSSVLYVNSSSTIVHYVFATLCALLGFIVIVGYVLNSEIQLVTPLFQKLKWKAKLSDEEISDPVKVCSRSNESSENEVGQSMQLNEPSYLEVRGVAAGSIDTREYGAEPAVPSYKSFGIPLGGRFLPEIRIDGTDNVNLENYSTSPRKYQEVRLEPPEAGGIGNAMTGAGSSGSAIYAFDSNYEGVEHRTLRDFNPYIVQAPSVPLQGVMPGSCSGSATVLCSADVESRLMKIGTMPDVTLAVKPTEIELRPVEVKARDNVSPIPDIANTSERKQPDGEENAPEIIVTDCESTASGMLDRISHDLDYLLNRKHGNES comes from the exons ATGTACAATAAGTATATCTGGCCGTTGGTTTTGGAAGTGTGCCGTCTCTGCCTCCTCGTCAAGGTGGTTGAATCGAGGTCCGATTCGTCCTGCGGGGGCCGGCTGACAGCCTCCAGGGGGGTGATACTGACGCCAAATTTTCCGGGGCCGTTCGAGGTGCCTATAAAGTGTCGGTGGGTGATCGACGCGTCGGATCTGCTGGCAGAAAATGGCTCGATCACGGTATATCTGACGCAGTTGTACGTCTACAAGGGTCTTACGTTCACTGAGTACGCCTACTACGAGTCAGAATCGTCGAATCTTGGCGCTACCAGGATCCAAGAGGTCACCGAGAGCAACATCTTCGACTTCCGGTGGCTTAAGACTTTCCGGCCGATCCTCGTGATCGACTTTGGCCTTGACCGACTCGAGGGAAACCACGTCCGCGTCCTCAATGGACTTCTAAACGTCTTCGGTTTCAACATCACTTACGAGATGTCCGGCGGACCAACCAACCCGAAGTCTTGCTCGGTCAAGGATTGCTCCTACTCCGGGAGCTGTTTCGTCGCAGCGAATTACTC GACCTTCTCGTGCGAATGTTTCGACGGTTTCACCGGGGCAGATTGCTCCAACGGTCCCCTGTGCCTGGATGACCAGCAGCACCCGGTGTGTCAAAATGGAGCGACCTGCAG GCACGTGGGGGCTGAGGCGATACGATGCCACTGCGCAGATGGTTTCACCGGAAACTACTGTGAGGTTCAAGCACCGCAAAGATCTGCAAAGG ATTGCACAGACCAGGGATGCGTGCTGCAATGCCCGTTTAACGGGGTGCAAAACAGAGGCTGCAATTGTCGAAAcggaacaaaaataacaaccG ATCGTTCGAGATTTGAGTGTAGAATAAAACTAACAAACGTGACGTCGGTGAGGATGGTGCTTCTCCCGAATCAAGGCAGCTTGGAGGCACTGCTGGTGCGACAG ATTGCCAAATACTTAAGGAACGCTAACATATCTTCGGTGGAGGAGCTCAAAATCTTAAGCATAAC GCCGACTTCAGAGGTGGTTTTTCACTTCTTTGGAAACACATATGATGGGGATAAAATACGAGAGTCTTTCAATCGGCTGGTACAACGACGTCGTCTCGGGGACATATCGCTTGAATCGACACATTTCACTTTCCAGCAAAAGCCTGCACTGAAGTTGCAG AATGTACGAATCAATCAGCTTAACGAGCGAGAAGTACGATTAGGTGACCAGTTTATCGTATCATGCGTCGCCCAGGGCAGCTACAACCTCACATTTACCTGGTACAAAGATGGAATGTTGGTTAATACGAGTAAAGCAACAAG AGAAATTTGGGTGAAACTTTTACCCAATGACGGGTCGGATCAGTACACCTCTTTGCTTGGAATAGATAGATCAACATTGCTCGACGCAGGCCAATATACTTGTCAAGTGATTGACTGGGGCATGGAGCAATGCAAGAGCTTGACCATCGACATACGGGACGAGCCAAATGTCAGAGTGGTTCCGATGAGCGCGACCATTGAAAAG GGAAGCAATATTCAACTGAAGTGCTTGACCCCCAACATGCGGAGCATTGGCATAGGGTTCGGCTGGAGCAAAAATCGTGCATTATTGAAGCTCGAGCCCGGAAGTGAAGTGTGGGAGGATCTCTTTCCAGCCGGCAGTATATTGAAGATTACAAACGCACAA AAATCCGCAATATACACGTGCAACGTTGCTCAGAGATCGATGGCGGTTCGAGTAGAGGTCGTTAATCGTACGCGGATACCGATATGTCTCAGAGAAAGAGCATGGGGAGTGAGGTGGCCGGACACTGGACCAGGATTGGAGGCGCTTCTTGATTGCCCGGAGAACTTTTTTGGTCACCGTATAGCTAGGCTCTGTTCCATGAAGGATGCAACGACGCCAGAATGGCAGCTGCCCGATTTCTCTGCTTGTCTCTACGAGCCCTTGTTCACTCCCTACAACAAT TTTCAAAGTTTAACGCTAGGATACCAGAATACGACAGGCGCCGAAACTGTAAAAGCATACTGGAGCCTCTTACGGTCCAGGAAAACTCCTCTGTATCCGGGTGAGGGGGATCGCATAGTCGCACTTTTGTGGGAAATCGAACAATATCTAAACGCTACAAAGGAACTTACTGACTTGACTCATTCAGCCGAACCTTTTATGCGGATCGTTAATTTCGTTGTCGAGAATGAACACTCTGTGCTGAATGAACAG CAACTGACACTGATGCAACAACTGACCCGTCGTAATTTGGTGTACTGGGCTGAACAGGCGCACCCACCTCAAATGCACCTCGCACTGTCAGCGATGGTGGCTGACGTACTTCCATTGCAAATAGATAACAGCGATGGTGTGACCCGGACGATGAGAATTCCTGGGCCTGACTATAT GTATCCCAAATGGTACAAAGACAACGTTCTTATCCGTGTGAAGAGAAGTGATTTAATAGGAAAAAGGACAGACGATACAGCTAGCGGAGTCAGTATCGTGTACAAAAACCTGTCAGGCTTATTGCCGAATGTGTACGTCACGGAACTCGA CGATGGTACAGATCTTGAGTATCGAATTAATTCGCGGATCGTAACGGTAGATGCAATATTGCCGGAAAAAAAGGTGGCAAAGCTTTCTGTACAAGGCAAAATATCAGTCGACCTACTGTTACGTCATATCCAAAATCACTCTGGCATATGGAACATATCGTGCGGGGCGGCAGATTTTACAGGTTCATGGAATCTCAATACCTGTGTCAGCAATACCCTTCAGGACGGCACCGCAACGCAGTGTGTTTGTCCTCATCCTGGAACCTTCGCCGTATTTCTGACAGCACGGGCAGTTCGG GTGGCCCTAGCAAAACACAAAAAAGCCActctggtggtgatggtgggCTGCGGAAGCTGCCTATTCCAATGTTTGCTCACATCTATCATCCTGGGCTCATATTGGTGGAAGAATCGTACCTGGCTCAATTTTCTTAAGGTACAATGTTGCACCGGGCTTATTGGAGCAATGGGGATATTCAGTTACGCCACTTATCAAACCCTACCAGAG GTTCAACAGAGCCAGCACCTTCAGCCCACGGTGATCGCGGTAATCACAG GAGTTCCAGTCCTGGCGGTTCTGGCGACCGAACTAGCCCACAAAAGCACCGGTTGGCATCACGAGTCTTGGTGGCTGATGACTGGAAGTGGGGTCTTCAACATATTCATAACTTGCGCCACGATCATGGTCCTCATATTCATTTTGCTGCACATCGGTATTGTACACAAGGCCCATGCTCTTGTTGCAGAAAACAttctgaaaaaagaaacgatagAAATGAG aaTGCGGCTGCTCCGTCGTGCTGCTGTAGTATTGTGCGGTATTATATCGATGGAGACCTCGTCAGTTTTATATGTCAACTCATCATCCACAATCGTTCACTACGTATTCGCTACGTTATGTGCTCTGTTG GGATTTATTGTGATAGTCGGGTACGTGTTGAacagtgaaattcaattggTAACTCCGCTATTCCAGAAATTGAAGTGGAAGGCTAAGTTGAGCGATGAAGAGATTTCCGACCCAGTGAAAG TCTGCTCAAGGAGTAATGAAAGTTCAGAAAATGAGGTGGGTCAATCGATGCAGCTGAACGAGCCATCGTACTTGGAAGTCCGTGGGGTGGCAGCGGGTAGCATAGATACTCGAGAATACGGTGCTGAGCCGGCGGTACCGTCTTACAAGAGTTTCGGAATCCCATTAGGGGGTAGATTCCTGCCGGAGATTCGAATCGACGGTACGGACAACGTGAATTTGGAAAACTACAGCACGAGCCCAAGGAAGTATCAGGAAGTAAGGCTCGAGCCTCCGGAAGCCGGGGGAATCGGAAACGCAATGACGGGTGCGGGGTCAAGCGGGAGCGCAATTTACGCGTTCGATTCGAATTACGAGGGCGTCGAGCATCGAACGCTGAGGGACTTCAACCCGTACATCGTTCAGGCTCCGAGTGTACCTCTGCAGGGCGTTATGCCCGGAAGTTGCAGCGGTTCGGCGACGGTTCTCTGCAGCGCCGACGTCGAATCGCGGCTGATGAAGATCGGAACGATGCCTGACGTAACGCTGGCCGTAAAACCGACCGAGATCGAACTGCGGCCGGTTGAAGTGAAGGCGAGGGACAATGTCAGTCCGATACCGGACATAGCGAATACAAGCGAACGGAAACAGCCCGACGGTGAAGAGAATGCACCGGAAATTATCGTCACCGATTGCGAAAGCACAGCAAGCGGGATGCTAGATCGTATTTCTCACGATCTTGACTATCTGTTAAATCGTAAACACGGCAACGAGTCGTAA
- the LOC124181647 gene encoding uncharacterized protein LOC124181647 isoform X1, with product MYNKYIWPLVLEVCRLCLLVKVVESRSDSSCGGRLTASRGVILTPNFPGPFEVPIKCRWVIDASDLLAENGSITVYLTQLYVYKGLTFTEYAYYESESSNLGATRIQEVTESNIFDFRWLKTFRPILVIDFGLDRLEGNHVRVLNGLLNVFGFNITYEMSGGPTNPKSCSVKDCSYSGSCFVAANYSTFSCECFDGFTGADCSNGPLCLDDQQHPVCQNGATCRHVGAEAIRCHCADGFTGNYCEVQAPQRSAKDCTDQGCVLQCPFNGVQNRGCNCRNGTKITTDRSRFECRIKLTNVTSVRMVLLPNQGSLEALLVRQIAKYLRNANISSVEELKILSITPTSEVVFHFFGNTYDGDKIRESFNRLVQRRRLGDISLESTHFTFQQKPALKLQNVRINQLNEREVRLGDQFIVSCVAQGSYNLTFTWYKDGMLVNTSKATREIWVKLLPNDGSDQYTSLLGIDRSTLLDAGQYTCQVIDWGMEQCKSLTIDIRDEPNVRVVPMSATIEKGSNIQLKCLTPNMRSIGIGFGWSKNRALLKLEPGSEVWEDLFPAGSILKITNAQKSAIYTCNVAQRSMAVRVEVVNRTRIPICLRERAWGVRWPDTGPGLEALLDCPENFFGHRIARLCSMKDATTPEWQLPDFSACLYEPLFTPYNNFQSLTLGYQNTTGAETVKAYWSLLRSRKTPLYPGEGDRIVALLWEIEQYLNATKELTDLTHSAEPFMRIVNFVVENEHSVLNEQQLTLMQQLTRRNLVYWAEQAHPPQMHLALSAMVADVLPLQIDNSDGVTRTMRIPGPDYMYPKWYKDNVLIRVKRSDLIGKRTDDTASGVSIVYKNLSGLLPNVYVTELDDGTDLEYRINSRIVTVDAILPEKKVAKLSVQGKISVDLLLRHIQNHSGIWNISCGAADFTGSWNLNTCVSNTLQDGTATQCVCPHPGTFAVFLTARAVRVALAKHKKATLVVMVGCGSCLFQCLLTSIILGSYWWKNRTWLNFLKVQCCTGLIGAMGIFSYATYQTLPESTFSLVAISLEAFLLVGMSAPISQAMIIYAELTQVQQSQHLQPTVIAVITGVPVLAVLATELAHKSTGWHHESWWLMTGSGVFNIFITCATIMVLIFILLHIGIVHKAHALVAENILKKETIEMRMRLLRRAAVVLCGIISMETSSVLYVNSSSTIVHYVFATLCALLGFIVIVGYVLNSEIQLVTPLFQKLKWKAKLSDEEISDPVKVCSRSNESSENEVGQSMQLNEPSYLEVRGVAAGSIDTREYGAEPAVPSYKSFGIPLGGRFLPEIRIDGTDNVNLENYSTSPRKYQEVRLEPPEAGGIGNAMTGAGSSGSAIYAFDSNYEGVEHRTLRDFNPYIVQAPSVPLQGVMPGSCSGSATVLCSADVESRLMKIGTMPDVTLAVKPTEIELRPVEVKARDNVSPIPDIANTSERKQPDGEENAPEIIVTDCESTASGMLDRISHDLDYLLNRKHGNES from the exons ATGTACAATAAGTATATCTGGCCGTTGGTTTTGGAAGTGTGCCGTCTCTGCCTCCTCGTCAAGGTGGTTGAATCGAGGTCCGATTCGTCCTGCGGGGGCCGGCTGACAGCCTCCAGGGGGGTGATACTGACGCCAAATTTTCCGGGGCCGTTCGAGGTGCCTATAAAGTGTCGGTGGGTGATCGACGCGTCGGATCTGCTGGCAGAAAATGGCTCGATCACGGTATATCTGACGCAGTTGTACGTCTACAAGGGTCTTACGTTCACTGAGTACGCCTACTACGAGTCAGAATCGTCGAATCTTGGCGCTACCAGGATCCAAGAGGTCACCGAGAGCAACATCTTCGACTTCCGGTGGCTTAAGACTTTCCGGCCGATCCTCGTGATCGACTTTGGCCTTGACCGACTCGAGGGAAACCACGTCCGCGTCCTCAATGGACTTCTAAACGTCTTCGGTTTCAACATCACTTACGAGATGTCCGGCGGACCAACCAACCCGAAGTCTTGCTCGGTCAAGGATTGCTCCTACTCCGGGAGCTGTTTCGTCGCAGCGAATTACTC GACCTTCTCGTGCGAATGTTTCGACGGTTTCACCGGGGCAGATTGCTCCAACGGTCCCCTGTGCCTGGATGACCAGCAGCACCCGGTGTGTCAAAATGGAGCGACCTGCAG GCACGTGGGGGCTGAGGCGATACGATGCCACTGCGCAGATGGTTTCACCGGAAACTACTGTGAGGTTCAAGCACCGCAAAGATCTGCAAAGG ATTGCACAGACCAGGGATGCGTGCTGCAATGCCCGTTTAACGGGGTGCAAAACAGAGGCTGCAATTGTCGAAAcggaacaaaaataacaaccG ATCGTTCGAGATTTGAGTGTAGAATAAAACTAACAAACGTGACGTCGGTGAGGATGGTGCTTCTCCCGAATCAAGGCAGCTTGGAGGCACTGCTGGTGCGACAG ATTGCCAAATACTTAAGGAACGCTAACATATCTTCGGTGGAGGAGCTCAAAATCTTAAGCATAAC GCCGACTTCAGAGGTGGTTTTTCACTTCTTTGGAAACACATATGATGGGGATAAAATACGAGAGTCTTTCAATCGGCTGGTACAACGACGTCGTCTCGGGGACATATCGCTTGAATCGACACATTTCACTTTCCAGCAAAAGCCTGCACTGAAGTTGCAG AATGTACGAATCAATCAGCTTAACGAGCGAGAAGTACGATTAGGTGACCAGTTTATCGTATCATGCGTCGCCCAGGGCAGCTACAACCTCACATTTACCTGGTACAAAGATGGAATGTTGGTTAATACGAGTAAAGCAACAAG AGAAATTTGGGTGAAACTTTTACCCAATGACGGGTCGGATCAGTACACCTCTTTGCTTGGAATAGATAGATCAACATTGCTCGACGCAGGCCAATATACTTGTCAAGTGATTGACTGGGGCATGGAGCAATGCAAGAGCTTGACCATCGACATACGGGACGAGCCAAATGTCAGAGTGGTTCCGATGAGCGCGACCATTGAAAAG GGAAGCAATATTCAACTGAAGTGCTTGACCCCCAACATGCGGAGCATTGGCATAGGGTTCGGCTGGAGCAAAAATCGTGCATTATTGAAGCTCGAGCCCGGAAGTGAAGTGTGGGAGGATCTCTTTCCAGCCGGCAGTATATTGAAGATTACAAACGCACAA AAATCCGCAATATACACGTGCAACGTTGCTCAGAGATCGATGGCGGTTCGAGTAGAGGTCGTTAATCGTACGCGGATACCGATATGTCTCAGAGAAAGAGCATGGGGAGTGAGGTGGCCGGACACTGGACCAGGATTGGAGGCGCTTCTTGATTGCCCGGAGAACTTTTTTGGTCACCGTATAGCTAGGCTCTGTTCCATGAAGGATGCAACGACGCCAGAATGGCAGCTGCCCGATTTCTCTGCTTGTCTCTACGAGCCCTTGTTCACTCCCTACAACAAT TTTCAAAGTTTAACGCTAGGATACCAGAATACGACAGGCGCCGAAACTGTAAAAGCATACTGGAGCCTCTTACGGTCCAGGAAAACTCCTCTGTATCCGGGTGAGGGGGATCGCATAGTCGCACTTTTGTGGGAAATCGAACAATATCTAAACGCTACAAAGGAACTTACTGACTTGACTCATTCAGCCGAACCTTTTATGCGGATCGTTAATTTCGTTGTCGAGAATGAACACTCTGTGCTGAATGAACAG CAACTGACACTGATGCAACAACTGACCCGTCGTAATTTGGTGTACTGGGCTGAACAGGCGCACCCACCTCAAATGCACCTCGCACTGTCAGCGATGGTGGCTGACGTACTTCCATTGCAAATAGATAACAGCGATGGTGTGACCCGGACGATGAGAATTCCTGGGCCTGACTATAT GTATCCCAAATGGTACAAAGACAACGTTCTTATCCGTGTGAAGAGAAGTGATTTAATAGGAAAAAGGACAGACGATACAGCTAGCGGAGTCAGTATCGTGTACAAAAACCTGTCAGGCTTATTGCCGAATGTGTACGTCACGGAACTCGA CGATGGTACAGATCTTGAGTATCGAATTAATTCGCGGATCGTAACGGTAGATGCAATATTGCCGGAAAAAAAGGTGGCAAAGCTTTCTGTACAAGGCAAAATATCAGTCGACCTACTGTTACGTCATATCCAAAATCACTCTGGCATATGGAACATATCGTGCGGGGCGGCAGATTTTACAGGTTCATGGAATCTCAATACCTGTGTCAGCAATACCCTTCAGGACGGCACCGCAACGCAGTGTGTTTGTCCTCATCCTGGAACCTTCGCCGTATTTCTGACAGCACGGGCAGTTCGG GTGGCCCTAGCAAAACACAAAAAAGCCActctggtggtgatggtgggCTGCGGAAGCTGCCTATTCCAATGTTTGCTCACATCTATCATCCTGGGCTCATATTGGTGGAAGAATCGTACCTGGCTCAATTTTCTTAAGGTACAATGTTGCACCGGGCTTATTGGAGCAATGGGGATATTCAGTTACGCCACTTATCAAACCCTACCAGAG AGCACCTTCTCCCTGGTAGCTATATCTCTTGAGGCATTTCTTCTTGTTGGCATGTCAGCTCCGATATCCCAGGCAATGATTATTTATGCCGAACTAACCCAGGTTCAACAGAGCCAGCACCTTCAGCCCACGGTGATCGCGGTAATCACAG GAGTTCCAGTCCTGGCGGTTCTGGCGACCGAACTAGCCCACAAAAGCACCGGTTGGCATCACGAGTCTTGGTGGCTGATGACTGGAAGTGGGGTCTTCAACATATTCATAACTTGCGCCACGATCATGGTCCTCATATTCATTTTGCTGCACATCGGTATTGTACACAAGGCCCATGCTCTTGTTGCAGAAAACAttctgaaaaaagaaacgatagAAATGAG aaTGCGGCTGCTCCGTCGTGCTGCTGTAGTATTGTGCGGTATTATATCGATGGAGACCTCGTCAGTTTTATATGTCAACTCATCATCCACAATCGTTCACTACGTATTCGCTACGTTATGTGCTCTGTTG GGATTTATTGTGATAGTCGGGTACGTGTTGAacagtgaaattcaattggTAACTCCGCTATTCCAGAAATTGAAGTGGAAGGCTAAGTTGAGCGATGAAGAGATTTCCGACCCAGTGAAAG TCTGCTCAAGGAGTAATGAAAGTTCAGAAAATGAGGTGGGTCAATCGATGCAGCTGAACGAGCCATCGTACTTGGAAGTCCGTGGGGTGGCAGCGGGTAGCATAGATACTCGAGAATACGGTGCTGAGCCGGCGGTACCGTCTTACAAGAGTTTCGGAATCCCATTAGGGGGTAGATTCCTGCCGGAGATTCGAATCGACGGTACGGACAACGTGAATTTGGAAAACTACAGCACGAGCCCAAGGAAGTATCAGGAAGTAAGGCTCGAGCCTCCGGAAGCCGGGGGAATCGGAAACGCAATGACGGGTGCGGGGTCAAGCGGGAGCGCAATTTACGCGTTCGATTCGAATTACGAGGGCGTCGAGCATCGAACGCTGAGGGACTTCAACCCGTACATCGTTCAGGCTCCGAGTGTACCTCTGCAGGGCGTTATGCCCGGAAGTTGCAGCGGTTCGGCGACGGTTCTCTGCAGCGCCGACGTCGAATCGCGGCTGATGAAGATCGGAACGATGCCTGACGTAACGCTGGCCGTAAAACCGACCGAGATCGAACTGCGGCCGGTTGAAGTGAAGGCGAGGGACAATGTCAGTCCGATACCGGACATAGCGAATACAAGCGAACGGAAACAGCCCGACGGTGAAGAGAATGCACCGGAAATTATCGTCACCGATTGCGAAAGCACAGCAAGCGGGATGCTAGATCGTATTTCTCACGATCTTGACTATCTGTTAAATCGTAAACACGGCAACGAGTCGTAA